Proteins from a genomic interval of Nostoc sp. KVJ3:
- a CDS encoding transposase, with product MRAITKPSTAKCDLNTYTLFLLAESKYPGCTRLAEIMENLSHDSVNRFLLRERYEPKDLFEEIKPNINLVGGTLSGDDTVIDKPHSDPEITDLIGYYYSGRHHRAVKGVQLITLYYTECSGKSVPVNYRIYNKQDNKTKNDYLREMITEVMDWGLKPKTMTTDAWYSSQKNLKLLKNKGLGFLTGVAKNRSCSIDGKNFTQVQNLEIPEDGLIVYLKNFGQVKVFRKSFKNETKRYYIMYIPEKDTLNSISRTEFKELHSIHWGIECYHRAIKQVCGIGRFMVRTTDAIKTHFFSAIRAFTQLELMRAEDLIENWYEIQRNLSLQVARDFILEHLAQNLNLNT from the coding sequence GCAATTACTAAACCATCAACCGCTAAATGTGACTTGAACACTTATACTCTGTTTCTACTGGCAGAATCAAAGTATCCAGGTTGCACACGTCTGGCAGAGATAATGGAAAATTTATCTCATGATAGCGTCAATAGATTTTTGCTACGTGAACGGTACGAACCCAAGGACTTATTTGAAGAAATCAAGCCCAATATCAATCTAGTTGGAGGTACTTTAAGTGGAGATGATACGGTAATTGATAAGCCTCATAGTGACCCGGAAATAACAGATTTAATCGGTTATTACTATTCAGGTAGACATCATCGTGCCGTTAAGGGAGTTCAGTTAATTACCTTGTATTACACCGAGTGTTCAGGTAAATCTGTACCTGTAAATTATCGCATTTATAACAAACAAGATAACAAGACTAAAAATGATTATTTACGAGAAATGATTACTGAGGTAATGGATTGGGGTTTAAAGCCTAAAACAATGACAACTGACGCTTGGTATTCCAGTCAAAAAAACCTGAAGTTACTGAAAAACAAGGGATTAGGGTTTTTAACTGGGGTAGCTAAAAATCGCTCATGTTCCATTGATGGTAAAAATTTTACCCAAGTCCAAAACTTAGAAATTCCCGAAGATGGTTTAATAGTGTATCTAAAGAATTTTGGTCAGGTAAAAGTATTTCGGAAAAGTTTCAAAAACGAAACTAAAAGATATTACATTATGTATATCCCTGAAAAAGATACACTAAACTCAATTTCCAGAACAGAATTTAAAGAGCTACATTCAATTCATTGGGGGATTGAGTGTTACCACAGAGCTATTAAACAAGTATGTGGCATTGGAAGATTCATGGTTAGAACAACCGATGCTATTAAGACTCACTTTTTTAGTGCAATTCGCGCTTTCACACAATTAGAATTAATGCGGGCAGAAGACTTGATTGAAAATTGGTATGAAATCCAAAGGAATCTGTCTCTCCAAGTAGCTCGTGACTTTATTTTGGAACATTTAGCGCAGAATTTGAATTTGAATACATAG
- a CDS encoding ParM/StbA family protein, translated as MPKTKEKTDVKKVVITIDMGASKTKAIVQEYPEGKPVVLLFDSEVADVAKASIESIQQEGNAESRTWVGIGDEYCALGELARRRFGGISQLKELKYELAVPKICGAFWLAKEKLNLGNDVAAYLSILLPPGEVQDKEQLQVRLKEAFRGFDTPAGKMRVKMLRYDAASEGSGIFFHRRRSLGNNMPASMYVMLGYRNASIFTFRSGSIGAGITSNFGMSWLVNNFTSKTSGLSPDNPNIIEVLVEAGVNCDPQVMQKLSRKRKGDEIQLDGESMSKALLLARDEYWRAIVRWLRSKMDEDIEELVFCGGTADYIRPEIDTYFQKEGIKISWHGNIFIPDEISSSIGNRMADVWALYQYMIIQFDELTGYTRSEVVLLTKSAEGSTDEEVKPKYNFTPCERPNTFIAVNENV; from the coding sequence ATGCCCAAAACTAAGGAGAAAACAGACGTAAAAAAGGTAGTAATTACGATTGACATGGGTGCAAGTAAAACCAAGGCGATCGTTCAGGAGTATCCAGAGGGAAAGCCTGTTGTTTTACTTTTCGACTCAGAAGTAGCGGACGTTGCTAAAGCTTCGATTGAGAGCATTCAACAAGAAGGTAATGCTGAATCTCGTACTTGGGTAGGAATAGGTGATGAGTATTGCGCCTTGGGAGAGCTTGCCCGTCGTCGGTTTGGGGGTATATCGCAGCTGAAGGAGCTAAAGTACGAACTAGCAGTCCCTAAAATTTGTGGTGCATTTTGGCTGGCTAAGGAGAAGTTGAACCTGGGTAATGATGTTGCAGCTTACTTGAGCATCCTGCTGCCGCCTGGTGAAGTGCAAGACAAAGAACAGTTACAAGTGCGGTTAAAGGAAGCGTTTCGAGGATTTGATACACCAGCAGGTAAGATGCGGGTAAAAATGCTTCGTTATGATGCAGCTTCTGAGGGTAGTGGAATATTTTTTCACCGTAGGCGATCGCTTGGCAATAATATGCCTGCTTCGATGTACGTGATGCTTGGTTATCGCAATGCAAGTATTTTCACCTTTCGGAGTGGTTCAATTGGCGCGGGAATAACCAGTAATTTTGGTATGTCTTGGCTGGTGAATAATTTTACTTCCAAGACATCGGGACTAAGCCCTGATAATCCCAATATTATCGAGGTGTTGGTAGAAGCTGGAGTTAATTGTGACCCCCAGGTGATGCAGAAACTCTCACGCAAGCGCAAAGGTGATGAAATTCAACTTGATGGCGAGTCGATGTCCAAGGCTTTATTGCTTGCTAGAGATGAATATTGGCGTGCGATCGTCAGGTGGTTACGCTCGAAAATGGATGAGGATATTGAAGAACTGGTGTTTTGCGGAGGGACTGCGGATTATATTCGTCCAGAAATAGACACTTACTTCCAGAAAGAGGGAATTAAGATATCCTGGCACGGTAACATTTTTATACCTGATGAGATATCTTCTAGTATTGGCAATCGGATGGCGGATGTCTGGGCGCTCTACCAGTATATGATTATTCAGTTTGATGAGTTGACTGGTTATACCCGCTCTGAGGTTGTACTGCTAACTAAATCCGCTGAAGGTAGTACAGATGAAGAAGTTAAACCTAAGTATAATTTTACGCCTTGTGAGCGACCTAATACCTTTATTGCTGTGAACGAGAATGTTTGA
- a CDS encoding RNA-guided endonuclease InsQ/TnpB family protein: MLVFEAKLEGLNEQYRKLDEAIRTARFVRNSCLRYWIENRGIGRYDLSKFCAVLAANTEFPWVSKLNSMARQASAERAWSAIAQFFDNCKKSKPGKKGFPKFKKEQTHGSVEYKTCGWRLSEDRRYITFSDGFKAGTFKLWGTRDLHFYQLKQFKRVRVVRRADGYYAQFCIAQERIEKREPTGKTIGIDVGLNHFYTDSNGETVANPRHLRKSEKSLKRLQRRLSKSKKGSNNRVKFRNKLARKHLKVSRQRKDFAVKTAKCVVKSNDLVVYEDLMVRNMVKNHAIAKSISDASWSLFREWVEYFGKVFGVVTVAVPPHFTSQNCSNCREVVKKSLSTRTHVCPRCGLTLDRDWNAARNILEIGLRTVGHTGTLIASGDIDLCMGGEIPPSKSGRGKRKPKE; encoded by the coding sequence ATGTTAGTATTTGAGGCAAAACTTGAAGGACTTAACGAGCAGTACCGAAAGCTTGATGAAGCAATTAGAACTGCTCGTTTCGTTCGTAATAGCTGCCTTAGATACTGGATAGAAAATAGAGGAATTGGGCGATATGACTTGAGTAAGTTCTGTGCTGTCCTTGCTGCTAATACTGAGTTCCCTTGGGTATCCAAGCTGAACTCGATGGCTCGTCAAGCCAGTGCAGAAAGAGCGTGGTCTGCAATTGCTCAGTTCTTTGATAATTGCAAGAAAAGTAAGCCTGGAAAGAAGGGTTTTCCAAAGTTTAAGAAAGAGCAAACGCATGGTTCTGTTGAGTACAAAACCTGTGGCTGGCGACTCTCCGAAGACCGCAGGTATATCACTTTTAGTGACGGATTTAAGGCAGGAACCTTCAAGCTCTGGGGAACCCGTGACCTGCACTTCTACCAACTTAAACAGTTTAAGAGGGTGCGGGTTGTGCGTCGTGCCGATGGGTACTACGCCCAGTTTTGTATTGCTCAAGAACGCATTGAAAAACGAGAACCAACTGGTAAAACTATTGGTATTGATGTGGGATTGAACCACTTCTATACAGATAGTAACGGGGAAACAGTTGCTAACCCTAGACATCTTCGCAAATCAGAAAAGTCTTTGAAGCGGTTGCAACGTCGTTTGTCTAAGTCCAAAAAAGGTTCCAACAACAGAGTCAAGTTTAGAAATAAACTTGCTCGTAAACACCTCAAAGTAAGTCGCCAGCGTAAAGACTTTGCTGTAAAAACAGCAAAGTGCGTAGTGAAGTCTAACGACCTCGTGGTGTATGAAGATTTGATGGTGCGGAATATGGTCAAGAATCACGCGATTGCTAAGTCAATTAGTGATGCATCGTGGTCGCTGTTTCGTGAATGGGTTGAATATTTCGGTAAAGTGTTTGGCGTGGTAACTGTTGCAGTCCCGCCCCATTTCACTAGCCAGAATTGTTCTAACTGTCGTGAAGTTGTTAAAAAATCTCTTAGCACTAGAACTCATGTTTGTCCTCGTTGTGGGCTAACCCTTGACCGGGACTGGAACGCGGCGCGGAACATACTTGAGATTGGACTCCGTACTGTGGGGCACACAGGAACGTTAATCGCCTCTGGAGACATCGACCTCTGCATGGGTGGAGAAATCCCTCCAAGTAAGTCGGGTCGTGGAAAGAGGAAACCCAAAGAGTGA